The Acidobacteriota bacterium genome has a segment encoding these proteins:
- a CDS encoding MTH1187 family thiamine-binding protein, with protein MIVEFSVVPIGRGEELAGPVARILDLIDRSGLPYQLTAMGTLVEGDWDEVMGLVRRCHEAMRDGSGRVYTHIAIDDRPGASGRIAGKVGDVEKVLGRALRK; from the coding sequence ATGATCGTCGAGTTCAGCGTCGTCCCGATCGGCCGGGGCGAGGAGCTGGCCGGGCCCGTGGCCCGGATCCTGGACCTGATCGACCGGAGCGGGCTGCCATACCAGCTGACTGCCATGGGCACCCTCGTCGAAGGAGACTGGGACGAGGTCATGGGCCTGGTCCGCCGCTGCCACGAAGCCATGCGGGACGGGTCCGGCCGGGTCTATACCCACATCGCCATTGACGACCGTCCGGGGGCGTCCGGGCGGATCGCGGGCAAGGTCGGCGACGTCGAAAAGGTCCTGGGCCGCGCCCTCAGGAAATAG
- the nuoE gene encoding NADH-quinone oxidoreductase subunit NuoE → MRPERSELDALTAKYRGRPRALIQVLQDIQDRFHWLPPEALEHVAEALGVPLVQVYGVATFYRSFSLQPRGRHVCTVCLGTACHIRGGEAVLEGFERRLGVPAGRTTADGAYTLERVNCLGACALAPLAVVDGRYYPQMTEAKVGAVLAEAEKGEKA, encoded by the coding sequence GTGCGTCCGGAAAGAAGCGAGCTCGATGCCCTGACGGCGAAGTACAGGGGCCGTCCCCGGGCCCTTATCCAGGTCCTCCAGGACATCCAGGACCGCTTCCACTGGCTGCCGCCCGAGGCCCTCGAGCACGTCGCCGAAGCCCTCGGCGTCCCCCTCGTCCAGGTCTACGGCGTCGCCACCTTCTACAGGTCGTTCAGCCTCCAGCCGCGCGGCCGCCATGTCTGCACCGTCTGCCTGGGGACGGCCTGCCACATCCGCGGCGGCGAGGCCGTGCTGGAAGGGTTCGAGCGCCGGCTCGGCGTTCCGGCCGGCCGGACCACGGCCGACGGCGCCTACACCCTCGAGCGGGTCAACTGCCTGGGCGCCTGCGCCCTGGCCCCCCTGGCCGTCGTGGACGGCCGCTATTATCCCCAGATGACCGAAGCCAAGGTCGGGGCCGTCCTGGCCGAGGCGGAGAAGGGCGAGAAGGCATGA
- a CDS encoding NADH-quinone oxidoreductase subunit NuoF translates to MTSPGTRLLVCAGTGCVSRGAFEVRRALEEEIRRRGLEREVLVAATECHGFCERGPILLVWPDGVFYQRLKPADVPRLVEEHLIKGRPVRGLMYVPPRGRAPAPLMKDIGFFKRQRLLVLRNRGRIDPERIDDYIACDGYAAAARALSEMTPESIVAAITASGLRGRGGAGYPTGRKWAACAAQPRSPKYIVCNGDEGDPGAFMDRSVLEADPHSVIEGLIIGARAIGAARGFLYIRNEYPLAVARAGKALEQAREYGLLGTNILGTGFDFDLEIVRGAGAFVSGEETALLASIEGRRAYPRQRPPYPAERGLWGLPTVINNVETWANVPPIVLRGADWFAGLGTPASKGTKVFSLVGKISNTGLVEVPMGITLREIIEEIGGGVPGGRAVKAVQIGGPSGGCIPASAFDIAVDYESLKAAGSMMGSGGMIVMDEDTCMVDVALYFLRFAEDESCGKCAPCRSGTAAMARLLAGITAGKGTADDLARLEDLADTVKRASLCGLGQTAPNPVLTTLRYFRDEYEAHVLDKRCPALVCKALIAFSIDPERCVGCLLCRKACPAGAISGEPKKAQAIDPAACIKCGVCLTVCPDRFRAVRKTTPARSAASGPPAAARVAPPGPKDGER, encoded by the coding sequence ATGACGTCCCCCGGGACGCGTCTCCTCGTCTGCGCCGGGACGGGCTGCGTCTCCCGCGGCGCCTTCGAGGTCCGGCGGGCCCTCGAAGAGGAGATCCGCCGCCGGGGCCTCGAGCGCGAGGTCCTGGTCGCGGCCACGGAATGCCACGGGTTCTGCGAGCGCGGCCCGATCCTCCTTGTCTGGCCGGACGGCGTCTTCTACCAGCGCCTCAAGCCGGCCGACGTACCTCGTCTCGTCGAGGAGCACCTGATCAAGGGCCGGCCGGTCCGCGGCCTCATGTACGTGCCGCCCCGGGGGCGGGCGCCGGCGCCGCTGATGAAGGACATCGGGTTCTTCAAGCGCCAGCGGCTCCTCGTCCTGCGCAACCGCGGCCGGATCGACCCGGAGAGGATCGACGACTATATCGCCTGCGACGGCTATGCCGCCGCGGCCAGGGCCCTGTCGGAGATGACGCCGGAGTCCATCGTCGCCGCGATCACGGCTTCGGGGCTGCGCGGCCGCGGCGGCGCCGGCTATCCGACCGGCCGCAAATGGGCCGCCTGCGCCGCCCAGCCGCGCTCGCCGAAGTACATCGTCTGCAACGGCGACGAGGGCGATCCCGGCGCCTTCATGGACCGGTCGGTCCTCGAGGCCGACCCGCACTCCGTCATCGAGGGCCTGATCATCGGGGCCCGGGCGATCGGCGCGGCCAGGGGCTTCCTCTATATCCGCAACGAGTACCCGCTGGCCGTGGCCCGCGCCGGCAAGGCCCTGGAGCAGGCCCGGGAATACGGCCTCCTCGGGACGAACATCCTGGGCACGGGCTTCGACTTCGACCTCGAGATCGTCCGCGGCGCCGGCGCCTTCGTCTCCGGCGAGGAGACGGCCCTGCTGGCCTCGATCGAGGGCCGGCGGGCCTACCCGCGCCAGCGCCCGCCCTACCCGGCCGAGCGGGGGCTCTGGGGCCTGCCGACGGTCATCAACAACGTCGAGACCTGGGCCAACGTCCCGCCCATCGTCCTCCGCGGCGCGGACTGGTTCGCCGGCCTGGGGACGCCGGCGAGCAAGGGCACCAAGGTCTTCTCGCTCGTCGGCAAGATCTCCAACACCGGGCTGGTCGAAGTGCCCATGGGCATAACCCTGCGGGAGATCATCGAGGAGATCGGCGGCGGCGTCCCGGGCGGCCGGGCCGTCAAGGCCGTCCAGATCGGCGGGCCCTCTGGCGGCTGCATCCCGGCCTCGGCCTTCGACATCGCCGTCGACTACGAGAGCCTCAAGGCCGCCGGGAGCATGATGGGCTCCGGCGGCATGATCGTAATGGACGAGGACACCTGCATGGTGGACGTCGCCCTCTACTTCCTGCGGTTCGCCGAGGATGAGTCCTGCGGCAAGTGCGCCCCCTGCCGGTCCGGGACCGCGGCCATGGCCCGGCTGCTGGCCGGGATCACGGCCGGTAAGGGCACGGCCGACGACCTGGCCCGCCTCGAGGACCTGGCCGATACGGTCAAGCGGGCCTCCCTCTGCGGCCTCGGGCAGACCGCGCCCAATCCGGTCCTGACGACGCTGCGCTATTTCCGGGACGAGTACGAGGCCCACGTCCTCGACAAGCGCTGCCCGGCCCTCGTCTGCAAGGCCCTCATCGCCTTCTCCATCGATCCGGAGAGGTGCGTCGGCTGCCTGCTCTGCAGGAAGGCCTGCCCGGCCGGGGCCATCTCCGGGGAGCCGAAGAAGGCCCAGGCGATCGATCCGGCCGCCTGCATCAAGTGCGGCGTCTGCCTGACGGTCTGCCCGGACAGGTTCCGGGCCGTCCGCAAGACGACCCCGGCCCGGTCCGCGGCCTCCGGGCCGCCGGCGGCGGCCAGGGTCGCGCCGCCGGGGCCGAAGGACGGGGAACGATGA
- a CDS encoding sulfide/dihydroorotate dehydrogenase-like FAD/NAD-binding protein: MPRVVRRERLVPNIHLLEIEAPEIARRCRPGQFVIVMPDARGERIPLTIADWDRERGTVTSVFMAVGTTTRKLALLGAGDTVPIFAGPLGRPSEIASVGTVLCAGGCFGIAAIHPLARAFKEAGNRVVALVDVKADYLLYWRDRLEAVSDELVVSSRDGLYGGTEFVPGHVRGILARERIDRIVAVGCTYFMSSVAEASRPAGVRTMVSLNPIMVDGTGMCGACRVTVDGRTRFACVDGPDFDGHLVDWAELYARRKSYFEDEVRSLCAWEEERFP, translated from the coding sequence ATGCCCCGCGTCGTGCGCCGCGAGCGCCTGGTCCCCAACATCCACCTGCTCGAGATCGAGGCCCCGGAGATCGCCCGCAGGTGCCGGCCGGGCCAGTTCGTCATCGTCATGCCCGACGCGCGCGGCGAGCGGATCCCGCTGACGATCGCCGACTGGGACCGGGAGCGCGGCACGGTCACGTCGGTGTTCATGGCCGTCGGCACGACGACGCGCAAGCTGGCCCTGCTCGGGGCCGGGGACACGGTGCCCATCTTCGCCGGGCCGCTGGGCCGGCCCTCGGAGATCGCTTCCGTCGGGACGGTCCTCTGCGCCGGCGGCTGCTTCGGCATCGCCGCCATCCACCCGCTGGCCCGGGCCTTCAAGGAGGCCGGCAACCGGGTCGTCGCGCTCGTCGACGTCAAGGCCGATTACCTCCTGTACTGGAGGGACCGGCTCGAGGCTGTCTCCGACGAGCTCGTCGTCTCGTCGCGGGACGGCCTTTACGGCGGGACGGAATTCGTCCCCGGCCATGTCCGCGGCATCCTGGCGCGCGAGAGGATCGACCGCATCGTCGCCGTCGGCTGCACCTATTTCATGTCCAGCGTGGCGGAGGCCAGCCGGCCGGCCGGGGTCAGGACCATGGTCAGCCTCAACCCGATCATGGTCGACGGCACGGGCATGTGCGGCGCCTGCCGGGTGACCGTGGACGGCCGGACCAGGTTCGCCTGCGTCGACGGCCCCGACTTCGACGGCCACCTCGTCGATTGGGCCGAGCTCTACGCCCGGCGGAAGTCCTACTTCGAGGACGAGGTCCGGTCGCTCTGCGCCTGGGAAGAGGAGCGCTTCCCGTGA
- the speD gene encoding adenosylmethionine decarboxylase, producing MVKIMHSPIGHHYIVEASGCDPKIIGSVERVQQILVRAAEIAGAHVWSISFSKFPPAGVSGVVVISESHISTHTWPEMGYAALDIYTCGANTKPDKAVVYAVEEFGAETSHITEITRGIDEGDAVFYHSFITWEEHLKKGTAKKDRERDKD from the coding sequence ATGGTCAAGATCATGCATTCCCCGATCGGCCACCACTACATCGTCGAGGCGTCCGGCTGCGATCCGAAGATCATCGGCAGCGTCGAGCGGGTCCAGCAGATCCTCGTCCGGGCGGCCGAGATAGCCGGGGCACATGTCTGGTCCATTTCCTTCAGCAAGTTCCCGCCGGCGGGCGTCAGCGGGGTGGTCGTCATCTCCGAGTCCCACATCTCCACCCACACCTGGCCCGAGATGGGCTACGCCGCCCTGGACATCTACACCTGCGGCGCCAACACCAAGCCCGACAAGGCCGTCGTCTACGCCGTCGAGGAGTTCGGCGCGGAGACATCCCACATCACCGAGATAACCCGCGGCATCGACGAGGGCGACGCCGTCTTCTACCACAGCTTCATCACCTGGGAAGAGCACCTGAAGAAGGGGACCGCCAAGAAGGACCGCGAGAGGGACAAGGACTGA
- a CDS encoding M1 family aminopeptidase: MRKAVLGVLLLFLLLLPGLTSGQAVVPAGPSETPAAFVGRLQQMLRTGAVSRYLQAFRPGLRADEEARIGVFFGDLGMTGVTLRTAGVQSPPSGPARVFVQAFFENEQSAAVESWTLTLDSGGGAWSVAGIDVGGSIARLYKVRIPGERAVRARRVEVVHADIRFTFTDAAVFYDNLPGVETALVVVGRGRVAFTPGDPSERHQLEIHYKKDRIEDGIDSLFVRCSSAFFASNVDIEAETAGPAVSEAERDKAAAVFDRNYPRSFTIESSLDGRLLSFLPQGDEACLEFQGRKPGEMVYIYSPFVCDEVSLYDRGKGRIVCLYSPQGKEEPPLKRMALSFEEKFDISDYALDLSLAPATFELTGRARIEVVPKVDLLESLKLRFNPALEILSLRDADGRDLFYTVDRFREFLYIYFVTPPAAGARTAIEVSYHGRMRPVPPTTDAIGQLGLDESVRFRPRYDTFFYSQAGSWYPSPPEEDYFRARLTVRVPAQYQCVAMGELESRSQGRPGEAAYTFVSRAPVKYLSFIVGKFDQRTEKIGPVPIEVSVSAEIMDSRSSLAGQAAGILDYYARAFGLYPYDRLGLVLRLWPVLGGHSPASFIVINDVPWREGFGFPSRDTPVDLSAWNDYFLAHEIAHQWWGHGVSVASYKDQWLSEGLAQFAAASYLRDKHGPDDFAAILRKFARWTEKKSGRGPVLMGSRLSYFDFLAYQSIVYDKAALALFMLQDLVGREAFSAGLRSFFELHKFRAARTGEFIAAMEKAAGRSLKDFFQGWFSSWELPVVRTTWTETAVEGGVRLDFRVAQLKGRFVFPLWIEWSRGTEKGRTLIVVDEATETASLTLPARPDRIRVNPDKAVPGAFSSN, from the coding sequence GTGAGAAAAGCGGTCCTTGGGGTCCTGCTCCTGTTTCTGCTCCTTTTGCCCGGGTTGACGTCCGGACAGGCGGTCGTGCCCGCCGGCCCATCCGAAACTCCCGCCGCGTTCGTGGGTCGTCTTCAGCAGATGCTGCGGACAGGGGCCGTCTCCAGATACCTTCAGGCCTTCCGGCCCGGCCTCCGGGCGGACGAAGAGGCCCGCATCGGCGTCTTCTTCGGCGACCTGGGGATGACCGGCGTGACGCTGCGCACGGCCGGCGTCCAGTCCCCCCCGTCCGGCCCGGCCCGCGTCTTCGTCCAGGCTTTTTTCGAGAACGAACAGTCGGCCGCCGTCGAGTCGTGGACGCTGACCCTGGATAGCGGCGGCGGCGCCTGGTCAGTCGCCGGCATCGATGTCGGCGGCTCCATAGCCCGGCTTTACAAGGTCCGGATCCCCGGCGAGCGGGCCGTGCGGGCCCGCCGCGTCGAGGTCGTCCACGCCGACATCCGCTTCACCTTCACCGACGCGGCCGTCTTCTACGACAACCTGCCCGGCGTCGAGACGGCCCTGGTGGTCGTCGGCCGGGGCCGGGTCGCCTTCACTCCCGGCGATCCCAGCGAGCGGCATCAGCTGGAGATCCATTATAAAAAGGACAGGATCGAGGACGGCATCGACAGCCTTTTCGTCCGCTGCTCCTCGGCCTTCTTCGCCTCGAACGTCGACATCGAGGCCGAGACGGCCGGACCCGCGGTCTCCGAGGCCGAGCGCGACAAGGCCGCGGCCGTCTTCGACCGCAACTACCCGCGCTCGTTCACCATCGAAAGCTCCCTCGACGGCCGCCTGCTGTCGTTCCTGCCACAGGGCGACGAGGCCTGCCTGGAGTTCCAGGGCCGCAAGCCCGGCGAAATGGTCTACATCTATTCCCCGTTCGTCTGTGATGAGGTCAGCCTCTACGACCGGGGCAAGGGGCGGATCGTCTGCCTCTACAGCCCTCAGGGGAAGGAGGAGCCGCCCCTGAAGCGGATGGCCCTGTCCTTCGAGGAGAAGTTCGACATCAGCGACTATGCGCTCGACCTCAGCCTGGCCCCGGCCACGTTCGAGCTGACGGGCCGGGCCCGCATCGAGGTCGTTCCCAAGGTCGATCTCCTGGAGAGCCTCAAGCTCCGCTTCAACCCGGCCCTGGAGATCCTCTCCCTCCGGGACGCGGACGGCCGCGACCTTTTCTACACCGTGGACCGCTTCCGCGAGTTCCTCTATATCTATTTCGTGACCCCGCCGGCGGCCGGGGCCCGGACGGCCATCGAGGTGTCATATCACGGCCGGATGCGGCCGGTGCCGCCGACGACGGACGCCATCGGCCAGCTCGGGCTCGACGAGTCGGTCCGCTTCCGGCCCCGTTATGATACCTTCTTCTACAGCCAGGCCGGGTCCTGGTATCCGTCGCCGCCGGAGGAGGACTACTTCCGGGCCCGGCTGACGGTCCGCGTCCCGGCTCAATACCAGTGCGTGGCGATGGGCGAGCTGGAATCCCGGAGCCAGGGCCGTCCCGGCGAAGCCGCCTATACCTTCGTCTCTCGCGCCCCGGTGAAATACCTGTCCTTCATCGTCGGCAAGTTCGACCAGAGGACGGAGAAGATCGGGCCGGTGCCCATCGAGGTCTCGGTTTCGGCCGAGATCATGGATTCGCGGTCGTCCCTGGCCGGCCAGGCGGCCGGCATCCTCGACTACTACGCCCGGGCCTTCGGCCTTTATCCCTACGACAGGCTGGGGCTCGTCCTCCGGCTCTGGCCGGTCCTCGGCGGCCACAGCCCGGCCTCGTTCATCGTCATCAACGACGTGCCCTGGCGCGAGGGCTTCGGCTTCCCGTCGCGGGACACCCCCGTCGACCTGTCGGCCTGGAACGATTACTTCCTGGCCCACGAGATCGCCCACCAATGGTGGGGCCACGGCGTTTCCGTGGCTTCCTATAAGGACCAGTGGCTGAGCGAGGGGCTGGCCCAGTTCGCCGCCGCCTCCTACCTCCGCGATAAGCACGGCCCGGACGACTTCGCCGCCATCCTGAGGAAGTTCGCCCGCTGGACCGAAAAGAAGTCCGGCCGGGGCCCGGTCCTCATGGGCTCGCGGCTGAGCTACTTCGACTTCCTGGCCTACCAGTCGATCGTCTACGACAAGGCCGCGCTGGCCCTGTTCATGCTCCAGGACCTCGTCGGCCGGGAGGCCTTCTCGGCCGGGCTGCGATCGTTCTTCGAGCTCCACAAGTTCCGGGCGGCCCGGACGGGAGAGTTCATCGCCGCCATGGAAAAGGCGGCGGGACGGAGCCTGAAGGACTTCTTCCAGGGCTGGTTCTCCTCCTGGGAGCTGCCGGTGGTCCGGACGACCTGGACCGAG
- a CDS encoding molybdopterin-dependent oxidoreductase, producing MKLTIDGREIACRDGATLLEAARGAGIAIPSLCDHPGLEPFAGCRICLVEIAGRKDYAPACATPAEEGQVVRTRTPEIAALRRKVLELILAQHPYACLVCPEKAACDDLKATIRKTGEVTGCVLCPENGGCQLQRVAAEVGLVRVDLPASYRNLDVHKEDPFFDRDHNLCILCGRCIRVCEEVRGAAVLSFVHRGGRTEVGTALGRPLLESGCRFCGACVDACPTGALVERAVRPRPAPELAAGIVCPFCGQGCVLSLRLRGKEIIDAAPAATEPNRGQACVKGRFLVRGAVAGTGRILGPRVRKDGKLEPATFEAALDRAAAGLRAAGAGRTALVYPAQAPLEDAYAFLRFGRELAGAKTTAPAPAGDIDAALETLAVRLGFDPPAERRLAGLEACGAIMAWNVDLPHDHPIAWLSVVRTVRRGASFVAAGPAPASPIVRAAVTLDLGPGGPAVAAGLASAILGVPGTSFPNGPGLDDLRRAVAEAGPASRPARRRFDEAAGLLASGRPAAILFDADAVEGPPGGETLAWLWNLAVLAGARLFPLARGANERGVHALARALGRPAPDEGLGRVLAGLGSRQYEALYLAGPIPDLGGNKPPFLVCQDTHWSRNAERADVVLPAAAFAESGGTWVSTEGRVRTYPPALPVRGEARPDGAILAGLAERLGRPGFPGADRAAALREICERVPDLRGYRPSMTGEVRFPAGAPAGTPGLVAVAAPTRRRPGRSRRAAAPAGAAAEGLRGFDLAAGSRAYARTRRPL from the coding sequence ATGAAGCTGACGATCGACGGCCGGGAGATCGCCTGCCGGGACGGGGCGACCCTGCTCGAGGCCGCCCGAGGCGCCGGCATCGCCATCCCCTCGCTCTGCGATCACCCCGGCCTCGAGCCTTTCGCCGGGTGCCGCATCTGCCTCGTCGAGATCGCCGGCCGCAAGGACTACGCGCCGGCCTGCGCCACGCCGGCCGAGGAGGGCCAGGTCGTGCGGACGCGGACGCCGGAGATCGCGGCCCTCCGCCGCAAGGTCCTGGAGCTCATCCTGGCCCAGCATCCCTATGCCTGCCTGGTCTGCCCGGAGAAGGCGGCCTGCGACGACCTCAAGGCGACCATCCGCAAGACCGGCGAGGTCACCGGCTGCGTCCTCTGCCCGGAGAACGGCGGCTGCCAGCTCCAGCGGGTCGCCGCCGAGGTCGGCCTGGTCCGGGTCGACCTTCCCGCCTCCTACCGGAACCTGGATGTCCACAAGGAAGACCCCTTCTTCGACCGCGATCACAACCTGTGCATCCTCTGCGGCCGCTGCATCCGCGTCTGCGAGGAGGTCCGCGGCGCCGCCGTCCTCTCGTTCGTCCACCGGGGCGGCCGGACCGAGGTGGGCACGGCCCTGGGCCGGCCCCTGCTCGAGTCCGGCTGCCGGTTCTGCGGCGCCTGCGTCGACGCCTGCCCGACCGGGGCGCTGGTCGAGCGGGCGGTCCGGCCGCGGCCCGCGCCGGAGCTCGCGGCGGGCATCGTCTGTCCGTTCTGCGGCCAGGGCTGCGTCCTGTCGCTCCGGCTCCGGGGCAAAGAGATCATCGACGCGGCCCCGGCCGCGACTGAGCCCAACCGGGGCCAGGCCTGCGTCAAAGGCCGGTTCCTCGTCCGCGGGGCGGTCGCCGGGACGGGACGGATCCTCGGGCCGCGCGTCCGGAAGGACGGGAAGCTGGAGCCGGCGACCTTCGAAGCCGCGCTCGACCGCGCCGCCGCCGGGCTCCGCGCGGCCGGGGCCGGGCGGACGGCCCTCGTCTATCCGGCGCAAGCGCCGCTCGAGGACGCCTACGCCTTCCTCAGGTTCGGCCGCGAGCTCGCCGGGGCGAAGACGACGGCGCCGGCCCCGGCCGGGGACATCGACGCGGCCCTCGAAACCCTGGCCGTCCGCCTCGGCTTCGATCCGCCGGCGGAAAGGCGCCTGGCGGGACTCGAAGCTTGCGGCGCCATCATGGCCTGGAATGTCGACCTGCCCCACGATCATCCGATCGCCTGGCTGAGCGTCGTCCGGACCGTGCGCCGCGGCGCCAGCTTCGTTGCCGCCGGCCCGGCCCCGGCGAGCCCGATCGTCCGGGCGGCCGTCACGCTCGATCTCGGCCCCGGCGGTCCGGCCGTGGCGGCCGGCCTGGCCTCGGCCATCCTGGGCGTCCCGGGAACGTCCTTTCCTAACGGTCCCGGGCTCGACGATCTCCGCCGGGCCGTCGCCGAAGCCGGCCCCGCGTCGCGGCCGGCCCGGCGGCGGTTCGACGAAGCGGCCGGCCTCCTGGCGTCCGGCCGGCCGGCGGCGATCCTGTTCGACGCGGACGCCGTCGAAGGGCCGCCTGGCGGCGAAACGCTGGCCTGGCTCTGGAACCTCGCCGTCCTCGCCGGGGCCCGTCTCTTCCCCCTGGCCCGCGGCGCGAACGAACGCGGCGTCCACGCGCTGGCGCGCGCCCTCGGCCGCCCCGCTCCGGACGAAGGCCTGGGCAGGGTCCTGGCCGGCCTGGGATCCCGGCAGTACGAGGCGCTCTACCTCGCCGGTCCGATCCCGGACCTGGGCGGGAACAAGCCGCCCTTCCTGGTCTGCCAGGACACGCACTGGAGCCGGAACGCCGAACGGGCCGATGTCGTCCTGCCCGCCGCCGCCTTCGCCGAGTCCGGAGGCACCTGGGTGAGCACCGAGGGACGCGTCCGGACGTATCCGCCGGCCCTGCCGGTCCGCGGCGAAGCCCGGCCCGACGGCGCCATCCTGGCCGGCCTGGCCGAACGCCTCGGCCGCCCCGGCTTCCCCGGCGCCGACCGGGCCGCAGCGCTCCGGGAGATCTGCGAGCGGGTCCCCGACCTGAGAGGGTATCGGCCCTCCATGACCGGCGAAGTGCGGTTCCCGGCCGGGGCGCCGGCCGGGACGCCCGGGCTCGTCGCCGTGGCCGCCCCGACGCGGCGACGGCCCGGACGTTCGAGGCGGGCCGCCGCGCCGGCCGGGGCCGCGGCCGAGGGCCTGCGCGGCTTCGACCTCGCGGCCGGGAGCCGCGCGTACGCCCGGACAAGGAGGCCTCTCTGA
- a CDS encoding Lrp/AsnC family transcriptional regulator, translating into MIDELDRKIIRVLNANARQSFREIAKEVGTSATAVIHTVKKLEAAGAITGYVPVVDPEYFGFELGAIVAVRISKGKLLETQKRIAQDPHVAAVYDVTGDWDSFIVGRFRGREDLNGFVKGLLAIPHVDRTVTHIVLNVVKEEPRLPV; encoded by the coding sequence ATGATCGACGAGCTCGACCGCAAGATCATCCGGGTCCTCAACGCTAACGCCCGCCAGAGCTTCCGCGAGATCGCCAAGGAGGTCGGGACCTCGGCCACCGCCGTCATCCACACCGTCAAGAAGCTCGAGGCCGCCGGCGCGATCACCGGCTACGTCCCGGTCGTCGACCCGGAATACTTCGGCTTCGAGCTGGGGGCCATCGTCGCCGTCCGCATCTCCAAGGGCAAGCTGCTGGAGACCCAGAAGAGGATCGCCCAGGACCCCCATGTCGCGGCCGTCTACGACGTCACCGGCGACTGGGACTCGTTCATCGTCGGGCGGTTCCGCGGCCGCGAGGACCTCAACGGCTTCGTCAAGGGCCTGCTGGCCATCCCCCACGTCGACCGGACGGTCACCCACATCGTCCTGAACGTCGTCAAGGAGGAGCCGCGCCTGCCCGTCTAG
- a CDS encoding glutamine synthetase family protein has translation MTPVRPATTAFKAFGTRDEKDVLAVLKDQASEIRFIRLFFPDILGRQMDFTIPASELDAAFKEGKGFDGSSIAGFVRIEESDLVIKPDPRTFRVLPWTYEGFSPDIRWREAVMFGDILTPDGAVYAGDSRAALKRVLDRARREMGIQDLKCGPELEFFIFPSSQAPVDSDAGDYFFGGRHGEVRKEIQLLLQRMGVATEYDHHEAAHGQHEIDLRYLDAVDMADTAMIFRYMVKKVCRMHGLHATFMPKPVNGQNGSGMHVHQSLWRDGRNLFFDKNGPYHLSLMAQRYMAGLMVHAREISAVLNQWVNSYKRLIEGYEAPVYIAWGQRNRSAYIRVPEYQPGREKATRIELRAADPACNIYLTFAVMLAAGAEGVRRKYELVDPVEENIYRMSGTRQKKFDIRVLPRTLEEAVRLMEKSAVVREALGEHIFAKLVANKLKEVEEYGRSVSGEFDKQVSDYEIRRYLPVL, from the coding sequence ATGACCCCGGTCCGGCCGGCCACGACGGCGTTCAAGGCTTTCGGCACGCGCGACGAGAAGGATGTCCTGGCGGTCCTGAAAGACCAGGCGAGCGAGATCCGCTTCATCCGCCTGTTCTTCCCCGACATCCTGGGGCGGCAGATGGACTTCACCATCCCCGCCTCGGAGCTCGACGCGGCCTTCAAGGAGGGCAAGGGCTTCGACGGCTCGTCGATCGCCGGCTTCGTCCGCATCGAGGAGTCCGACCTGGTCATCAAGCCCGATCCCCGGACCTTCCGGGTCCTGCCCTGGACCTACGAAGGCTTCTCCCCGGACATCCGCTGGCGCGAGGCGGTCATGTTCGGCGACATCCTGACGCCGGACGGCGCCGTCTACGCCGGGGACAGCCGGGCCGCCCTGAAGCGGGTCCTCGACCGGGCCCGCCGGGAAATGGGCATCCAGGACCTCAAGTGCGGCCCGGAGCTCGAGTTCTTCATCTTCCCGTCGAGCCAGGCGCCCGTCGACTCCGACGCCGGCGACTACTTCTTCGGCGGCCGGCACGGCGAGGTCCGCAAGGAGATCCAGCTCCTGCTCCAGCGCATGGGCGTCGCCACCGAGTACGACCACCACGAGGCGGCCCACGGCCAGCACGAGATCGACCTCCGCTATCTCGACGCCGTGGACATGGCCGACACGGCCATGATCTTCCGTTACATGGTCAAGAAGGTCTGCCGCATGCACGGACTCCACGCGACCTTCATGCCCAAGCCCGTCAACGGCCAGAACGGCAGCGGCATGCATGTCCACCAGTCGCTGTGGCGGGACGGCCGGAACCTCTTTTTCGACAAGAACGGGCCCTATCATCTCTCGCTCATGGCCCAGAGGTACATGGCCGGGCTGATGGTCCACGCCCGGGAGATCTCGGCCGTCCTCAACCAGTGGGTCAACTCCTACAAGCGCCTCATCGAGGGCTACGAGGCCCCCGTCTATATCGCCTGGGGCCAGCGGAACCGGTCGGCCTATATCCGGGTCCCCGAATACCAGCCGGGCAGGGAGAAGGCCACGCGGATCGAGCTGCGGGCGGCCGATCCGGCCTGCAACATCTATCTCACCTTCGCCGTCATGCTGGCCGCCGGGGCCGAGGGCGTCCGGCGGAAATACGAGCTGGTCGACCCGGTCGAGGAGAACATCTACCGCATGAGCGGCACCCGGCAGAAGAAGTTCGACATCCGGGTCCTGCCCCGGACCCTCGAGGAGGCGGTGCGGCTCATGGAGAAGAGCGCCGTCGTCAGGGAGGCGCTCGGCGAGCACATCTTCGCCAAGCTCGTCGCCAACAAGCTCAAGGAGGTCGAGGAGTACGGCCGGAGCGTTTCGGGCGAGTTCGACAAGCAGGTCAGCGACTACGAGATCCGGCGCTATCTGCCGGTCCTCTGA